Genomic window (Candidatus Eremiobacterota bacterium):
ACAACAGCACCGCGACGAAGCCCTTCGGAGTCGATTTGATGACTCTCACGGACATCGATCCTTTCGAATGGCGAATGTCGCTGTCGCCGCCGGATCGCGCTCGCACCTACGCTATCGTATCGATGCGGCGAACGAGCCGGCGCGCGCACATTGAACATAACGCGCGTGCGGCACGGCGTCTTCGAAAGTTTCTGCCGTCTTTGTTGCGAAACGAGACCATTGTCGCGCGCGCGCATGAGTCCAATCGCGGCTCGGCGGACCCCCTTGACGGACGCTGGTCGCGGTGCTAGCCTTTCCTCATTCGGCAACGATTGTGATTCTCATTCTCACGAACGATTGGAGACGGGACTAATGCTCGAAGATGAGCTCCAGAAGAACGGCGGGTGCCCGGTGCCGCACGGAACGCCGCGCGGGACGCATCTGGACGCCGGAACGATGACCATTCAAGACTGGTGGCCGGGGCAGTTGAACCTCAAGGTCCTCCACCAGAATTCCGAGCTGTCCGACCCGCTCGGTCCGACGTTCGACTACGCCGAGGAGTTCAAGAAGCTCGACTACAAGGCGCTGAAAAAAGATTTGGCCGCGCTGATGACGGACTCGCAGCCGTGGTGGCCCGCCGACTACGGGCACTACGGCCCGTTGATGATCCGCATGGCGTGGCACGCCGCCGGCACGTATCGCATTCACGACGGCCGCGGCGGCGCCCACTCCGGCCAGCAACGCTTCGCGCCGCTCAACAGCTGGCCCGACAACGCGAACCTCGACAAGGCGCGCCGGCTGCTGTGGCCGATCAAGCAGAAATACGGCAACAAGATCTCGTGGGCCGACCTGATGGTGCTGGCCGGCAACGTCGCACTCGAGTCGATGGGGCTCAAGCCGTTCGGCTTCGGCGCCGGCCGCGCCGACGTGTTCGAGCCCGAAGAAGACGTGAACTGGGGCTTCGAGCGCGAGTGGCTCGGCGACGAGCGCTACAAAGGTGACCGCGAGCTCGACAAGCCGTTCGGCGCCGTCCAAATGGGTCTGATCTACGTCAACCCGGAAGGACCGAACGGCAATCCCGATCCGCTCGCCTCGGCGCGCGACATTCGCGAGACGTTCGCGCGCATGGCGATGAACGACGAAGAGACCGTCGCGCTGATCGCCGGCGGGCACACGTTCGGCAAAGTCCACGGCGCGGCCGATCCGAAGCAGTACGTCGGTCCCGAGCCCGAAGGCGCGCCGATGCATGAGCAGGGTCTCGGGTGGCGGAACAGCTTCGGCAGCGGCAACGGTGACGCGACGATCACGAGCGGCCTCGAGGGCGCGTGGACGCAAACGCCGACCAAGTGGGACAACACCTACTTCAACAACCTGTTCAACTACGAGTGGGAGCTGACGAAGAGCCCGGCCGGCGCGAACCAGTGGAAGCCGAAGGGCTCGGACGGCGAAGGGACCGTTCCGGACGCGCACGACAAGTCGAAGCGCCACGCGCCGATGATGCTCACCTCCGACTTGGCGCTCAAGGTCGACCCGCAGTACGCGCCGATCGCGAAGCGCTTTCACGAGAACCCGAAAGAGTTCGCCGACGCGTTCGCGCGCGCGTGGTTCAAGCTGACGCACCGCGACATGGGGCCGCGCTCGCGCTATCTCGGACCGGAAGTTCCCGCCGAAGAGCTGGTGTGGCAAGACCCGGTCCCCGCGGTGACGCACCCGCTGATCGACGCCGGCGATGCCGACGCGCTCAAGAGCAAGATCCTCAAATCAGGGCTCAGCGTGTCGGAGCTCGTCGCGACCGCGTGGGCGTCGGCCTCGACGTTCCGCGGCTCCGACAAGCGCGGCGGCGCGAACGGCGCGCGCGTGCGGCTCGCCCCGCAAAAAGACTGGGAAGTCAACCAGCCCGCGCAGCTGGCGAAGGTGCTGCAGGCGCTCGAAAAGATTCAAAGCGAGTTCAACGCCGCGCAGAAGGGCGGCAAGCAGGTCTCGATCGCCGACCTGATCATCCTCGGCGGCAACGCCGCGGTCGAAAAGGCGGCGAAGGACGCAGGCCAGTCCGTGACCGTGCCGTTCACGCCGGGCCGCACCGACGCGACGCAGGAGCAGACCGACGTCTCGACGTTCGACGTGCTCGAACCGCTGAACGACGGCTTCCGCAACTACCTGAAAGCCTCGCCGTACCACGCCACGACGGAAGCGCTGCTGGTCGACAAGGCGCAGCTGCTCACGCTGACGGCGCCCGAGCTGACGGTGCTCGTCGGCGGGCTGCGCGTGTTGGGCGCGAACACCGGCGGCGTCGACCACGGCGTCTTCACCGACCGCGTCGGCAAGCTCACCAACGACTTCTTCGTCAACCTGCTCGACATGGGCACGACGTGGAAGCCCCGGGACGGCGAGGAGCTCTTCGACGGAACCGATCGCGCAAGCGGCAAGGCGAAGTGGACCGCGACCCGCGCCGACCTAGTCTTCGGCGCGAACTCGCAGCTCCGCGCGATCGCCGAGATCTACGCCCAGGACGACGCGAAAGAGAAGTTCGTGCGCGACTTCGTCGCCGCATGGACCAAGGTGATGAACCTAGACCGCTTCGACGTCGCGTAATTCGCGACACAAGGCGCGCGCGGACGCCGGCGCGACAGAGATGGCCCAGCTTCGGCTGGGCCATCTTGCGTTGCCCGATCAGCGCTCAGCGCGGCGTCTCGGCAAGATCCGCTTCGGGAATGACCGCGGTTGGTTCGTTTCCGGCGGCCGGCTCGCGCGCACCGGCGGCGAGGAGTCGTCTGCGCGCGGAGAACATTCCGCCGCGCGCATCGAGCGCCGGCGCGAACTTCAGCATCCCGATGGGAGCGCGGACGTCGTCGTAGATCGCTTCGATTCCGCCCGCCGCGCGATAGGTCTCGTGCCAAAAGCCCGTTCCGCCCGAATCGCGCAAGAACTGCTTCCACCACTCGCGGTGCGGTTCGGAGCGAGTCCACGCTTCGAGCGGCGCGAAGTCGCGCCAGTACTGGCGCATCCCGGCGTGCGGCGGGATCAGCGAGAACAGGTAGTTCTCGTGCAGCAGGAGGCCGTCGGGCATTGCCTTGTGCGCGCGCTCGATCTTCGGCCCGAAGCCGAACAGCGTCTTGAGCCCGATGAATGTGTTGACGCGCATTCCGAGGTACACGACCACCAAATCGGGATACGCGCTCAGGTCGACCGTCCGGCGCGTTACTGCCATGCAAGTCTCTCCTCTTGCGCGTCGGTTTCGCCGCCCAGAGGAGCGAGCCTAGCGAGCCTTATAGGGCTTGGGGCAAATAAGGGACTGGGCGAAGGCTTGTCGCATCTAGCTAAGTCTGATAGACTAAGGCCAATGAAGACGGTCAACATGCACGATGCCAAGAGCAACCTGTCCAGTTTGGTCCGCGACGTACGTGAGGGCCGGGAGCGTGAGGTCATCATCTGCCTGTCGGGGCAGCCAGTGGCACGGCTCGTTCCGGTTGCCGAAACTCCGCGCCGGCAGCTTGGCGTCGATCATGGCCTGATTGCAATCGCACCTGATTTCGATGCGATCAATCCGGAGATCACCGCCCTCTTCGAAGGGGCATAGCAGGTGCGGCTGCTGCTCGATACGCACGCATTTTTGTGGGCCGCGGCTGATCCAAAGCAATTGAGGCCAAAGGCACGTACGGCCATCGAGGACAGCACGAACGAGATTCTGGTCTCCGCAGCCGTTGCGTGGGAAATCACCCTCAAAGTTGCGCTCGGCAAGCTCACGGTGCCGGGAGACCCTGCAGTGTGGTTTCCGGCGCGCGTACATTCGTTGGGGTTTCAAGAACTCGTCATCACTGCGACGCATGCCCTTGGCGTCGGCGGACTACCCAATGTTCACCGAGATCCGTTCGATCGCATCATGATTGCGCAGGCACAGATCGAGGGGTTGACGTTCGTGACGCGCGATGCCGACAATCAAAAGTATCCCGTGCGCGTGCTACCAGCATAGCCGACGTGATGGCTTGAATGACAAAAACGATGTACGGCCGGTTCGTCTTCGGGGCATTCGCGGTGATGTTCGGCGTCGTCTCGCTGATGTGGCGCGGCTCCGATATGTGGGCTTACCTGCATCCGATCCCGGGAGGCCTCGGCACGATCGTCGCTTGGATACTCGCAATCGCCCAAATTGCCGGTGGCGCCGCGTTGCTGCTTCCCCGAACTGCGCGCTTCGGGGCGATCGTTCTCGGGTTCATCTTCGTGCTGTTCGCATTGGCGGCCATTTTCGGTATCATCGGCTCGCCGACTGCCTACTTCCAGTACGGGAACTTCTTCGAAAAGCTCAGCGTCGTGTGTGGGGCACTCGCGGTGTACGCTGTCACAGAGCCGAATCTGGCCCGGTCCTCGGCGTTGGGTCGGGTGGCGCGCTTGGGACTCGGACTGTGCGCCGTTTCATTTGCTCTGTCACAAATCTTCTATCTGCAATTCACGGCCAGTCTGGTGCCGAAGTGGATCCCTCCTAATCAGGTGTTCTGGGCAAATGCCACCACAGCCGCGTTCCTGCTTGCGGCGCTCGCGATTCTCATCAACCGGGACGCGCGGCTTGCGCTGCGCCTGATGGCCGCGATGCTGGCGCTCTTCGGCGTGCTGGTCTGGTTTCCGCAGCTCATCGCTCATCCGGCGGCACTCGGCAACTGGAGCGAATTTGCAGACACGTTCCTCATCGCCGGGGCGACCTGGGTCGTCGCGGAGGTGGCGCCGGTTTGATTCAGCCGCTCAGGCGCGCAAGGACTCGACCATCGAGCGGATGTTGCGGCTGCCGGAGCGCAGCATCTCCGGGCTGCGCGAGGTTTTCGCCAAGCTGAGGATCCCTTCGACCAGCGTCACCAGCAGGATCGCGGCGTCGCGCGAGACGACGTCCTCGCGCACGATGCCGGCTTTCTTGCCGCGCTCGAGCGCGGCGGCCGTCGCCTCGATCCACTCGGCGAAGACACGCTCGACGCGAACCTTGAACCCCTCGTCGAGCGCGGACATCTCCTGCGCGACGTTGTTGAGCGGGCAGCCGTGGTGGGCCGGCATCTTCTCCAGCTCGGCCGCGCCGGCGTCGAACGCGCGCGAGATCGTCTCGAGCGGATCGGGTGCGTCACGCAGCGGGACGACCCATTGCTGCCGGATCATCGCCGCGACGACGTCGTCGACCACGGCGTATCCGAGCTCGTACTTCGTCGGAAAGATGTGGAAGAGCGCGCCCTTCGTCAGCCCGGTCCGAGCGACGATCTTGTCGATCGACGTGCCCTGAAAGCCGTGAACGTAGATCTCCTCGAACGCGGCGCTCAGAATCGTCGCGCGGGTCGCCGCGAGATCGCGGGTCCGAGGCGGGCGCCGCTTGCGCCGCAGGGGTTGACGGGTCGACATACCATCTAGTATGTTAGACGTCGGAAGCGGCGATCCTTGGCAACCGACGGTGGAGAGTCAATGAAAACCTACGGGAAGTCACGCGCGACGAACGCGTCGCCCGAACGCGTCTGGAGCGTTTGGTCCGACCCAAACAACTGGAGCCGCTGGAACAGCGGCATCGCCTCGGCGACGCTCGCCGGACCGCTCGTCTCCGGCGCGACCGGAACGACGGAAACGTCGCGCGGCGGCAAGCACGCGGTCACGTTCACCGACGTCGTCCCGCAGCGCGGATTCAAACTGACCACGGGAGGGCCGCCCGGCACGACGATGACGTTCATCTGCGAGATCGAGCCGCACGGCGTCGGCAGCATGGTCTCGCAAAGCGTCGCGCTGAACGGGCCGCTCGCGTTCCTGTGGGGGCCGTTGATGGGCGCGCAGATGGCGAACCACTTCGTCCCCGTGCTGGACGACCTCGCGAAGGCCGCCGAAACCGCGCCGAACAGCTAGCGTCCGCGGCGCGCCAGGCATCGCTCCGCCGCGGAAGAACGGTTCCGCGTCATGCGGCGGAGAGCATCGGCGTGACCTCCCACGAGAGCGACGTTCCGCGGGTCGTCCCCGTGTGGCGCGTCCGTGAGTTTCACGACGAGGATCTCGACCGGGCGATTCGGCTGCTGGAGGAGTCGCACGACACCGAGGCCGAGCCCGTGGTCTCGCTGGCCGAAGTCGTCGCCGCGGTGCGCGGCAGCCAACCGGCGCTGGTCGCCGAAGTCGGCGCCGAAATCGTCGCCGCGATCGTCAGCACGATCAGCGGCGAACGCGCGTGGATCTTGCGGTTGGCGATCGCCGCCGAATGGCGCCACCGCGGCATCGGCAGCGCGCTGCTCATGCATCTCGAACGTCGTCTCATCGGTCACGGCGTGCGCCGGTTTTCCGCGCTGCTGCCGGCCGGTGAAGTGGGGACGGCGGCGTTCACGAACAGCGGTTTCGTCGCGCGCCAGGGCGTCGTGTTGTTCGAGCGCCTCGCGCCGCTCGAACCGGCGGAGATGTCGCTGCTCGAGCGCCTCGGCGGCCAGGTGCTCAATCCCGGGCGCTGGTTGGCCGTCGCCGGCATGGACGGCGAGAAACACCTCATCGAGAGCCGCGTCGTGCTGCCGCTCGAACGCTCCGACGAAGCCGCGCGCTTCGGCGTGCTGCCGCCGCGCGCGATCGTCTTGTTCGGACCGCCAGGGACCGGCAAGACGACGTTCGCCAAGGCCGTCGCTTCGCGGCTCGGCTGGCCTTTCGTCGAGATATTTCCGTCGCGGCTGGCGGCCGACTCTCCGGGCGGGCTTGCTGCAGCGCTTCGCGAGACGTTCGCGCAGCTCGAGAGCCTGGAGCGCCTCGTGCTCTTCATCGACGAAGTCGAAGAAATCGCGCCGGCGCGCCACGGGCAGGCGTTCTCGCCGGTACACGCGGTTACCAACGAGCTGCTAAAGCTGCTGCCGATCTTTCGCGAAGGCGATCAGCGATTGCTGGTCTGCGCGACGAACTCCGTGCGCTCGCTCGACGCCGCGTTTCTGCGGCCGGGGCGGTTCGACTACATCATCCCGATCGGCCCGCCGGACGCCAAGGCGCGCGAGGCGATGTGGACGCGGTTCCTCCCGCCCGCGGCCGCGCGCATCGACGTAGCCGCGCTGGTGATGGCAAGCGAGTCATTCACGCCCGCGGACATCGAGTTCGCCGGCCGCAAAGCGGCGCAAGCGGCGTTCGAGCGCTTCGTGGGCACGCATCGCGACGGCGCGGACGTCACCGTCACCACTGAGGATTACCTCGAAGCGATCGCCAAGACGCGCCCGACGCTGACCTCCGCGATGGTCGACGCGTTCAACGCCGACATCGAGAGCTTCGCGCGCCTCTAAAGCATGAAGAAACTTTCGCCCGCGTATTTCGGCTTGGTGATGGCGACCGGGATCGTCTCCATCGCGGCCCTGGACTTTCATCTCCCGGCGCTGGCCGTCGCGCTCTTCGCGCTCAACGGCGTTGCCTACGCGGTTCTGCTCGTGCTGAGCGTGTTGCGAGCGGCGCGCCACTGGCCCGAGTTCCTTGCCGATCTCACCGACCACGGGCGCGCTCCCGGATTCTTCACGACCGTGGCGGCCTCGTGCATTCTCGGCGTTCAGTTTCGGTTGATCGCGAACAACGTGCCGGTGGCGATCGCGTTCTTGGCGATCGGCCTCGTCCTTTGGTTCACCGTCACGTACAGCGTGTTCACGGCGCTGATCCTGAAGCCCGAAAAGCCGCCCCTTCAGGGCGGAATCACCGGCTCGTGGCTGCTGGCGGTCGTCGCGACCCAGTCGGTCGCCGTCCTGGCGGCGCTCATCGCCCGCGAGTGGCCGCAGCCGTACCGGCTGGAGCTGAATTTTTCCGCGCTCTCGATGTGGCTGTGGGGCGGGATGCTTTATATTTGGATCATCTCGCTGATCTTCTATCGTTACATCTTTTTCAGTTTCGTGCCCAGCGACCTCACGCCGCCGTCCTGGATAACGATGGGGGCGATGGCGATCTCGACGCTGGCGGGTTCACTGCTCGTGCAGAACACGCCGGACGCACCGTTCTTGGCGTCGCTGCTGCCTTTTCTCAAAGGGTTCACGGTATTTTACTGGGCGACCGGTATGTGGTGGATCCCGATGTTGATCACGCTCGGCACCTGGCGATACGTCATTCAGCGGTTTCCGCTGCGCTATGACCCGCTGTACTGGGGCGCCGTCTTCCCGCTCGGCATGTACAGCGTCGCCACGCGGCACATGGCCTCCGCCCTCGAGTTGCCGTTCCTGGGCTTCCTCCCCGAAATCATGTTCGCTGCAGCGCTGGTCGCATGGACGGTCGCCTTCGCCGGATTGCTGTTGGACTTGCGCAAGCTCGTCACACAGAGGACTCGCTGACGAGTACGGCTTCTTTGATCCGCCAGCCCGCGGCCAACAGTCCGATCTGTTGCCGTCTATTGCCAATCCCAGCTAAAATTGCCATATGTCGATGCGAAAGGAGCTATTTTCGCACGATGTCAAGGATTTTGCGTACCACTTCATCCAAGCTCGCGCTGGTATCAATTTCATGATGGGCGAGCGTCCTTAACCGCGGCTCAATAACTTCGCGCTGAGCGAGCACGCGTGCTAACTCCTCAGGTCGTTTGCCGTATTGGTTGTTGTCCCGCGTCAGCAGCCGCTCTACGGTCACGGTGGCGGGCGCCGTGAGAAGAACGATGTGATCAAATTGAAGACGGAATTCCGCCATATTTGATGCGCAGCCGGCCGCGAATAGTATTCCGGTCTCTTGCAGCGATAAGAGCGCCTGCACGCGCTCCTCACGCCAGACCCAGTCTCGGTTTCGCTCGACCGGAGAGTCGCCTGCCGTCGGTTCGCCGTCAAAATGGACCTCAACCCATTCAGACCATTCGTCGGAATCGAGGTCCACGGCTTTGTACCCGAGTGCGGCAAATTGCTCGATGAGCGTCGATTTGCCCGTCCCAGATAAGCCCGTAAGCAGCACGCGACTCATAACGGCACGGTATCAAAAAAAACCGTTCATTGAGCTTGATCGCTCTATTTGCCCAATTCGCGATAACGAGGATCGCGTGCGCGCGACAGCGCGGTGTGTACCGTCATCCCGTCGCGGTCTTCGAGATAAGGGTTCGCACCGTGCTCTAGGAACATGCGGATATGTTTCGCATCGCTGCGCTTCTTGACCATGTAGTGCAGCGCCGTCTTCCCGCTGCGGTCCTGAACATTCGCGTTCGCGCCGCATTCGAGCAACGCTTTGGCAGCGGCAAAGCGGCTCCATTTGACCGCGAACATCAGCGGTGTGTCGCCTCGAGCGGGATCGATCTCCGCGGCGGCCGCAACCAGCAGCCGAATCGCCGCTGGACTGTCGTTAAACGCGGCCGCCCACATACAGTATTCCGGGTTCGCCCCGCGTTTGAGCAAATATTTGGCCAGGAGCAGATTCTTGCCGCGGCCGACGGCATACCAGAGCGGGGTCGCCTTCCAAGTCCCCTCGCGGAACGCTTCTCGATCGATATCGAGGCCGGCATCGAGCAGAACCTGCGCGGTCTTGATGCTATCCGCCGGCCGCAGACCGCGCTTCGCGATGTCAATGCCGCAGCAGACGTGCAACAGATTTTCGCCTCTCTTGCCGCAATACTTCAGCAACTCCGGCCGGCCCGCCAAAGCCGCTTTGACCGCCGTCCAGTCAAGACTCCGAACGAAGGCGAGCAACGCGGTTTTGGTAACCGGCATCTTCGTACCCCGCAGGCTCACGAACGCCGGCCACCTTCTCCAGCCGGCGCCGGATTTCAAGGAAAACAGGAGTCATAAGATTGCCGTGTACTTGCAAATATGAAGTAATCCTGCTACGATCCGGACGCAATGGTTCGCGCTTACGTTCTGGCGGCAGCGTTCTTGTATTCTGTGGCAGTCGGCGAAGCCGCCGCGCAGCCGCCGCTTTCGCAATATTTGATGAACGCGCAGTCAGAAATTACGCTCGCGCGCACCGCGGCGCCCAGCTCCATTTCGGCACACGCGACGGTCCTCGTGCTCGGCGTGCACGGCTATACCGTAGCCGTCAAAGGCAAGAACGGGTTCACCTGTCTCGTCGAGCGAGCGTGGATGCAACCGTTCAATAAAACGCCGTTCTGGAACCTGAAATTCCGTGCCCCGGTTTGCTATAACGCTTCCGCCGCCCGAAGCGTGTTGCAGTATACGGCGAAGCGAACCGCCTTGGCGCTCCGCGGGGCGACGGAAGCGCAGATCGAGCAAACGATGCTCGCTGCGATTGCCGCAAAGACACTGCCGATACCGCAGCCCGACGCGATCGGGTACATGATGTCGAAACAACAGTATCTGGACGACCAGCAGAAGTCGTGGTACCCGCACGTAATGTTCTACATGCCGCGCGCGGACATGGCGAAATCCGGCGAAGTGTGGGGCGCCAATCGCCTTCGTTCCCCCGTCGTGTTC
Coding sequences:
- a CDS encoding ankyrin repeat domain-containing protein is translated as MSLRGTKMPVTKTALLAFVRSLDWTAVKAALAGRPELLKYCGKRGENLLHVCCGIDIAKRGLRPADSIKTAQVLLDAGLDIDREAFREGTWKATPLWYAVGRGKNLLLAKYLLKRGANPEYCMWAAAFNDSPAAIRLLVAAAAEIDPARGDTPLMFAVKWSRFAAAKALLECGANANVQDRSGKTALHYMVKKRSDAKHIRMFLEHGANPYLEDRDGMTVHTALSRARDPRYRELGK
- a CDS encoding ATP-binding protein, yielding MTSHESDVPRVVPVWRVREFHDEDLDRAIRLLEESHDTEAEPVVSLAEVVAAVRGSQPALVAEVGAEIVAAIVSTISGERAWILRLAIAAEWRHRGIGSALLMHLERRLIGHGVRRFSALLPAGEVGTAAFTNSGFVARQGVVLFERLAPLEPAEMSLLERLGGQVLNPGRWLAVAGMDGEKHLIESRVVLPLERSDEAARFGVLPPRAIVLFGPPGTGKTTFAKAVASRLGWPFVEIFPSRLAADSPGGLAAALRETFAQLESLERLVLFIDEVEEIAPARHGQAFSPVHAVTNELLKLLPIFREGDQRLLVCATNSVRSLDAAFLRPGRFDYIIPIGPPDAKAREAMWTRFLPPAAARIDVAALVMASESFTPADIEFAGRKAAQAAFERFVGTHRDGADVTVTTEDYLEAIAKTRPTLTSAMVDAFNADIESFARL
- the katG gene encoding catalase/peroxidase HPI, whose amino-acid sequence is MLEDELQKNGGCPVPHGTPRGTHLDAGTMTIQDWWPGQLNLKVLHQNSELSDPLGPTFDYAEEFKKLDYKALKKDLAALMTDSQPWWPADYGHYGPLMIRMAWHAAGTYRIHDGRGGAHSGQQRFAPLNSWPDNANLDKARRLLWPIKQKYGNKISWADLMVLAGNVALESMGLKPFGFGAGRADVFEPEEDVNWGFEREWLGDERYKGDRELDKPFGAVQMGLIYVNPEGPNGNPDPLASARDIRETFARMAMNDEETVALIAGGHTFGKVHGAADPKQYVGPEPEGAPMHEQGLGWRNSFGSGNGDATITSGLEGAWTQTPTKWDNTYFNNLFNYEWELTKSPAGANQWKPKGSDGEGTVPDAHDKSKRHAPMMLTSDLALKVDPQYAPIAKRFHENPKEFADAFARAWFKLTHRDMGPRSRYLGPEVPAEELVWQDPVPAVTHPLIDAGDADALKSKILKSGLSVSELVATAWASASTFRGSDKRGGANGARVRLAPQKDWEVNQPAQLAKVLQALEKIQSEFNAAQKGGKQVSIADLIILGGNAAVEKAAKDAGQSVTVPFTPGRTDATQEQTDVSTFDVLEPLNDGFRNYLKASPYHATTEALLVDKAQLLTLTAPELTVLVGGLRVLGANTGGVDHGVFTDRVGKLTNDFFVNLLDMGTTWKPRDGEELFDGTDRASGKAKWTATRADLVFGANSQLRAIAEIYAQDDAKEKFVRDFVAAWTKVMNLDRFDVA
- a CDS encoding DUF4188 domain-containing protein, whose translation is MAVTRRTVDLSAYPDLVVVYLGMRVNTFIGLKTLFGFGPKIERAHKAMPDGLLLHENYLFSLIPPHAGMRQYWRDFAPLEAWTRSEPHREWWKQFLRDSGGTGFWHETYRAAGGIEAIYDDVRAPIGMLKFAPALDARGGMFSARRRLLAAGAREPAAGNEPTAVIPEADLAETPR
- a CDS encoding AAA family ATPase, whose translation is MSRVLLTGLSGTGKSTLIEQFAALGYKAVDLDSDEWSEWVEVHFDGEPTAGDSPVERNRDWVWREERVQALLSLQETGILFAAGCASNMAEFRLQFDHIVLLTAPATVTVERLLTRDNNQYGKRPEELARVLAQREVIEPRLRTLAHHEIDTSASLDEVVRKILDIVRK
- a CDS encoding tellurite resistance/C4-dicarboxylate transporter family protein, producing MKKLSPAYFGLVMATGIVSIAALDFHLPALAVALFALNGVAYAVLLVLSVLRAARHWPEFLADLTDHGRAPGFFTTVAASCILGVQFRLIANNVPVAIAFLAIGLVLWFTVTYSVFTALILKPEKPPLQGGITGSWLLAVVATQSVAVLAALIAREWPQPYRLELNFSALSMWLWGGMLYIWIISLIFYRYIFFSFVPSDLTPPSWITMGAMAISTLAGSLLVQNTPDAPFLASLLPFLKGFTVFYWATGMWWIPMLITLGTWRYVIQRFPLRYDPLYWGAVFPLGMYSVATRHMASALELPFLGFLPEIMFAAALVAWTVAFAGLLLDLRKLVTQRTR
- a CDS encoding TetR/AcrR family transcriptional regulator, which gives rise to MSTRQPLRRKRRPPRTRDLAATRATILSAAFEEIYVHGFQGTSIDKIVARTGLTKGALFHIFPTKYELGYAVVDDVVAAMIRQQWVVPLRDAPDPLETISRAFDAGAAELEKMPAHHGCPLNNVAQEMSALDEGFKVRVERVFAEWIEATAAALERGKKAGIVREDVVSRDAAILLVTLVEGILSLAKTSRSPEMLRSGSRNIRSMVESLRA
- a CDS encoding type II toxin-antitoxin system prevent-host-death family antitoxin, with translation MKTVNMHDAKSNLSSLVRDVREGREREVIICLSGQPVARLVPVAETPRRQLGVDHGLIAIAPDFDAINPEITALFEGA
- a CDS encoding type II toxin-antitoxin system VapC family toxin — translated: MRLLLDTHAFLWAAADPKQLRPKARTAIEDSTNEILVSAAVAWEITLKVALGKLTVPGDPAVWFPARVHSLGFQELVITATHALGVGGLPNVHRDPFDRIMIAQAQIEGLTFVTRDADNQKYPVRVLPA
- a CDS encoding SRPBCC family protein; its protein translation is MKTYGKSRATNASPERVWSVWSDPNNWSRWNSGIASATLAGPLVSGATGTTETSRGGKHAVTFTDVVPQRGFKLTTGGPPGTTMTFICEIEPHGVGSMVSQSVALNGPLAFLWGPLMGAQMANHFVPVLDDLAKAAETAPNS